The genomic interval ATCATTTCATTTTTGCTTAGAGCAATATGTACTGGTCTGTTTGATCTTGTTGTACAGAAGTTCCTCCTCCAATCATTTCATCTTTGcttagagcattttttttaccagtCTCCcaggttttcctttttatcccTTTTTATCTTGTTGTACAGAACGTTACGAAATTGAATACTAGCACCTGGACatgtcttctttccttttgacTCAGCAGTAGCATGAGGGCGTTTCATTTCTGTAGGTATATTTCCAGACAATTTCCATCTCACTCAACCCAAAAGCAAATACAGAATGAAGAAAGATCAATCCAAGCTTCATGCTCGAGGCAGAGAGGGGCAAAGTGTGAGGTAAAGAAAGCAGTATGCACTTATCATGTATCTTTTTACCAATAATCCCCACAAGAGCAAAGTCCTTGTGCTATGTAGTGGATCCTATTAACGTCTTTAAGTATAATCTCTCTACTGGTTATTGTTGAAATCAGCTTTGCAGCACGATGGCAGTCACTACATGTCCTTAGATTCATTGATACCCTAATAGGTGTTCCTGGACTAGTGTTTAGAAGAACAAATGCAATAGCCAATTTCTCACTATGTACTGAAAGATGACCCTCCCTATCTTCTTCTTCAACATCATGAAGTGTAGCCTCGACCTCTGGGTTATAGCCCATTTCCCTGATCCTTTGTAACAAATCAGTCAACTTTTCGTAAATCATTTTTGATTGTGGATGAGATGTATCACCAATATGAAATGTGTAAACCTGATCCCCTAGCTCGGCATTACTAACACCAGGCAACTTCTTGATACCCTTGCTCTCCATGACACTTCTCACTGTGCTAACATCTGCCCACCTCCCAGCCCtagcataaatatttgataatagCACATAGTATCCTGTTTGTTTTGGTGCCAATATTAACAGATTGTCTGCTGCCAACAACCCAATGTCCATATTGGAGTGAATCCGACAAGCTCCTAATAAGGCTCCCCAGACTCTTTCATTTGGCTTGATAGGCATCGTCACGATGAAATCATATGCCTCACTTATGCATCCAGCACGCCCAAGGAGGTCTACCATGCAAGCATAGTGCTCTAATTTGGGGGATATATGATACCTACTAGTCATGGAATAGAAATAATGTTTTCCCATATCCAAAAGGCCAGCATGGCTGCATGCTGCAAGAACAGCAACAAAAGCAATAGAGTCTGGTTCGAGACCCTGTCCACGCATCTTCTCAAAAAGGTCAATGGCCTCTCTGCCATGTCCATGCCTGCCATAAGCTGAAATTATTGAAGTCCATGATACCACATCCCTTGCACCCATGGAATCAAAAACACTCCTAGCTTCCTTCAGGCACCCACAACTTGCGTACATGTCCATGAGAGCATTCTCAAGCAACATACT from Oryza brachyantha chromosome 3, ObraRS2, whole genome shotgun sequence carries:
- the LOC102717231 gene encoding putative pentatricopeptide repeat-containing protein At3g49142 gives rise to the protein MDPPRSLFPELPPAGHALLRLVDSCRSPAHLCALRAAHARLLFLLRLPSHPASAAVRVKLMQAYAACAALPAARAVLDSSPDRSTVFFNVLLRGLTAASLHRDALLLFASMRPQGPACFPDHYTYPLALKSCAATNGLILGLQMHSSTARLGLDGNAFVAHSMISMYARCGRPDDAYQMFEEMLYRDVVSWNAMISGFAHAGLFGRAMDVFRKLVAVQCPKPDAGTMASILPAMEKARMEDITLLRGIFDKMQFKGLISWNAMIAIYTNNEMHVEAVELFMRMQKDDIEPDAVTLATVLPSCGEVSALSLGKRIHEIIKRKRVCSSMLLENALMDMYASCGCLKEARSVFDSMGARDVVSWTSIISAYGRHGHGREAIDLFEKMRGQGLEPDSIAFVAVLAACSHAGLLDMGKHYFYSMTSRYHISPKLEHYACMVDLLGRAGCISEAYDFIVTMPIKPNERVWGALLGACRIHSNMDIGLLAADNLLILAPKQTGYYVLLSNIYARAGRWADVSTVRSVMESKGIKKLPGVSNAELGDQVYTFHIGDTSHPQSKMIYEKLTDLLQRIREMGYNPEVEATLHDVEEEDREGHLSVHSEKLAIAFVLLNTSPGTPIRVSMNLRTCSDCHRAAKLISTITSREIILKDVNRIHYIAQGLCSCGDYW